The following DNA comes from Tunturibacter psychrotolerans.
TCTCCCACCATTCGCCACCAGCGCAATGTAACTCGATCCGCCAAAACTCACCGCACTGCCCACCTGATAGCTTGTCCCCACCAGCCATCCACCCAAAAAGCTCACGGGAGGCCCCTGAGTTCCCGTCGCGCCCGCCGCTCCACCAGGGCCCGTCGGACCAGCCGGTCCAGCAGATCCCGCCACACCAGCAGGCCCCGCGATACCCTGCGCAGCCAACACGGCCCACTGCGCCGGGCTTAGAGAAGGCGTATTCCCAACATTCCCCGCTACCAACGAAACATACGTCGAACCATCGAAGCTCACCGCATCATGCAGCCCATAGTTCGTCGACGAAACATAGTTCCCTGTGAAGTTCGCCACCGGCGGCCCTTGCGGCCCAGTCGCTCCCGTCGCCCCCTGCGCTCCCGCCGCACCCGCAGCCCCTGCTGGACCCTGCAAACCCTGCGGACCAGTTGGCCCGGCTGGCCCTTGTGCACCCTGCGACCCTGTCGCAAACAAAGACCATTGTGCAGGGCTCAAGCTCGGAGTATTCCCAACGTTATTCGCCACCAACGACACATACGCCGACCCATTGAACAGCACCCCGTCCGCCAACGCATAGTTCACCGCCGACGAATAGGTCCCCCGAAACGTCATGCCCACCGGTCCCGCAGGCCCCTCAGGACCCATCGGCCCACTCAACCCCTGCGCCCCCGTAGCACCGGCCAACCCCTGCGCCCCCGCCTGCCCGGGGATCCCCTGCAATCCCTGAGGCCCCTGTGGCCCATTCGGCCCCACCGACCCCGGCGATCCCTGCAGACCGACGACTCCCTGCGGCCCCTGCGCTCCCGTCGCACCCGTCGGCCCCTGCGCCGTCAGAACGCCCCACTGCCCCGGACTCAAGCTGGGAGTATTCCCATGATTCCCGTTCAGCAGCGAAGCATAGCTCGCCCCCTGGAACAGCACCACATCCCCCAACGCATAGTTCGTCGTCGAAGCGTAGCTCCCCTGGTACACCAACCCCGGCAGCCCCGGCGCGCCCGCCGCACCCGTAACCCCCGTCGGACCCGCACCCCCAGTCGGCCCAGCCGGTCCAGTCAACCCTTGCAAACCCTGTGCTCCAGTGGCTCCGGGAGGCCCCTGAATCCCCACCGCTCCCAACGCCAGCACGCCCCAATCCCCCGGACTGAGCCCCGGCGTATTCCCATGGTTCGCCACAATCAGCGAGACATAGCTCGAACCCTGATACGTCACCACATCATTCAGCGCATAGTTCGTCGCCGAAGCATACGTTCCCTCATACGCCAGCCCACCCGTACCACTACCAGATCCCGTACCCGTACCACCCTGAGCCAGCACTGACCACTGCGCCGCCACTCCAGGCGTATTCCCCCGATTCTCCCCGGTCAACGAAACAAAGCTCGACCCCTGATACGTCACCACATCATTCAGCGCATAGGTCGAACCCGCCGCATAAGCCCCCTGAAAGCTCAACCCAGGCGCCCCCGCAGGTCCAACCGGCCCCGTCCCACCTGCAGCCCCCGCAGGTCCAACCGGTCCCTGTGGCCCCGCAGGCCCGGTAGCTCCAGTCACCCCACCGGAAGCCAGCGCCACATCCAGCACAGCCGCATGGCCTGTCAGATCATTCTCTTTGCTATCGAACTGCAACACCGCCGCTCCCGCCGTCAGCGCCACCCCATTATTCGTCGACGGAGAACTAATCCATCCCTGCACTAGCCCCGTCACATCCACCGCAACATAAGCCCCAGCCTGCCCCACCGACACGGTCTGCGTCGCACTCCCCAGCGCCGGCAGCGACCCATACGTCACGCTGTACTCGCCCCAACTCCCGTTCACCGACTGCACACTCACCAGCCCGGCAGTATCCATCCGGTTGCAATACAGCCTCAGCGTCGCCCGTGACACCTGCGCCGCCGTAGTCCCCGTCGGCAGCGTCGACAAATCAAACTGCAACAGCGCCGTATACCCGCCGCCCACATTCAAATTCGAGATCGCACCACTATTCACCGCCGGCCGCGCGCTGTTCACATGAGCGTCTGCCACCAGTGTCGCCTCCACCGCGAACACCGGCAAAGCCGCGGCCCACAACCCCGCAAGCCCAACCCCGTGCAGCAAAATCCGTCGTACCAGGCCCATCCAACCCCTCATGGACAGGCCCCGCGCACTCAGCGAACGAAACCAGCCATTGTTCAACGATCAAAACTCAGCGGCGCACGTCGAAGGCAGCCAGTAGCAGCCCAGCAGTGTTCCAAATCAAAACACACAACCCGGATCATTCCCGTTTTAGGCTAACCGCACCCAAAATACAAGCATCTTCCGCTGCGACTTCAGTGTCATCGCAAATCCTCCCAACCTCCGGGCGCGGCATTCACTTCCCACACCACACGCATCCCATATAGTGTCAAAGGTCATAACAAATCAAAGCCACCCAGAGAGGGACACCAACGGCATGAGCAACCATCCAACTCAGACCCCCAACCAGCCCGGCCATCTTCCTCTCCCAGCCAACCTGGTTAACCTCTCCCGCCTCATCACCGCCTACTACACCCTCCACCCCGACCCCGCCATCCCCGCACAGCGCGTAGCCTTCGGAACCTCCGGCCATCGCGGCAGCGCCTTCAACACCGCCTTCAACGAAGACCACATCGCCGCCATCACCCAGGCCATAGTCGACTACCGTCGCGACCAGCGCACAACCGGCCCGCTCTTCCTGGCGCAAGACACCCACGCCCTCTCCGAGCCCGCCTTCGCCACCGCCCTCGAGGTCCTCGCCGCCAACAACATCGAAGTCATGGTCGACACCGACCTCGCCTACACCCCCACCCCCGCGCTCTCCCACGCCATCCTCACCTACAACGCGAAGCACAAAGATCATCAATCAGACGGCATCGTCATCACCCCCTCCCACAACCCACCCGAGGACGGCGGCTTCAAGTACAACCCACCCAACGGCGGCCCCGCCGACACCACCGCCACCAAGTGGATCGAGAACCGAGCCAACGAAATCATCGCCGCGGGCCTAACCGCCGTAAAAAAAATCCCCTACACCAAAGCCCTCAACGCATCGACCACCCACCGCCACGACTACATCACCTCCTACGTCGACGACCTCGCCAACGTCATCGACTTCGACTGCCTCAAAGGCACCACCCTCAAGCTAGCCGTCGACCCTCTCGGCGGAGCCGGCGTCCACTACTGGCCCCGCATCGCCGATAAGTATCATCTTCCGTTACAAATCCTAAACCCCAACGTCGACGCCACCTTCCGCTTCATGACCTGTGACTGGGACGGCCGCATCCGCATGGACTGCTCCAGCCCCTACGCCATGGCCAGCATGATCGCCAACAAAGAAAAGTACGACGTAGCCTTCGCCGCCGACACTGACCACGATCGCCACGGCGTCGTCACCCGCACCACCGGCCTCCTCAACCCCAACCACTATCTCTCCGTCTCCATCCAATACCTCTTCACCAGCCGCCACGACTGGTCCGACAAAGTCGGCATCGGCAAAACCCTCGTCTCCTCCTCCATCATCGACCGCGTCGCCAAAGGCCTCCAACGCCCCATGCTCGAAGTCCCCGTAGGCTTCAAGTGGTTCGTCGATGGCCTCATCGACGGCACCCTCGGCTTCGTCGGCGAAGAGTCCGCCGGTTCCACCTTCCTCCGCCGCAACGGCCAGGTCTGGACCACCGACAAAGACGGCCTCATTCCCGGCCTCCTCGCCGCCGAGATGACCGCTCGCACCGGCAAAGATCCCGGCCAGCTCTACGCCGAAATCACCGCCAAATACGGCAACCCCGTCTACGAGCGCATCGACGCCGCAGCCACCAAAGATCAAAAAGCAAAACTAGCCAAACTCTCCCCCGCACAAGTCACAGCAAAGCAGCTAGCCGGCGAGCCCATCACCGCCATCCTCACCGAAGCCCCCGGCAACCACGCCCCCATCGGCGGCCTCAAAGTCTCCACCGAAAACGGCTGGTTCGCCGCCCGCCCCTCCGGCACCGAAGACGTCTACAAGATCTACGCCGAAAGCTTCAAAGGCAAAGACCACCTAAAACAAATCCAAACCGAAGCCCAATCGCTCGTCACCACCGCCATCTCCTGATCAAATCCTCCTCAAGAGGTCGAGTCCGCTCCAACCAGCGAACTGGAACGGAACGCTAATGGATCGATCTCGTATGCCTGACGAAAAGCATGCGAGAAGCTGCTCCGGCTCGAAAAGCCGACACAGCGAGCAACCTGATCAATCGACCCATCTGACGTAGCCAGAAGTTCCCTCGCACGGCTAAGACGCGCCGACCTCAACAGACAGATTGGCGTCTGACCAAAGGCCTTCGTAAAGCGGGAGGCAAAGGACGCGCGGCTCATCCCGGCAATCGAAGCCAGCGTTTCCACAGTAAATGGCTCCGAGTAACGATGAAGAATTGCATGCAGCGCCTTGGAGAGTCCTCTGTCGCTCAGTGCCGCAATCCACGGCAGAGGTGCGCCGCCGCGTTCGATCTTCCGCCGCAACAGCAGAATCAGGCACTGTTTCAACAGAGCTTCCGTCAGAGGCCGAGTTCCAAATTGAGGTCGCGCAGACTCCGCAAGAAGAACAATGAAATGCTCTCGCAACCCATCCGGCCCATCAAAGTGCTCAATCATCGGTTCACCCGATTGAGCAAAAAAACCCGGTATGCCGACGCCTTCAAAACGAATCTCTCCGCACACCGTAACGATGCCGGCGGGCCCCTCCCCCGCTTGAATCGTAGGAACACTCTCTTTGAACAAGGGCACCCGCAGCCGGCGGCGCGGCACACTGCCACTCTCCTCCGCCTTGTGGGCGCCTAAACTGTATATGACATTCGGAGGCAGCAGCACGAAGCTGTGCTGACGTACCTCCGGGAGCCTGCTTCGCTCAAGCCAGTGCCGCTCAAGACACGAGCGCCGCTCCGACACACAACCCACACCAATACAGCACCTACGAAAAGCTCATTCTCAACAACGTCTCTCAGTTCCACAAAAACTTCAACAACCGCGACTTCAGCAAAAACGGCGATCTTGTAACAGAAAACCTCCGCGTCGACTCCAACGGAACCGAAGTGAACGGCCGCGCTGCTTTTGTCAGTCGAATCGGCAGGTTCGTTGGACCGTTTCCCGACGTGAAGATCACCGATCTAACGACGGTCGTCGACGGCAATACAGCCGCCATTCGCTTTATCATCACCGGTACTCAGAGAGGCGATCTCCCCACCCCCGAAGGCGTCATTGCCGCGACCAACAAAAGCATTCGCGTGGACGGCACAGAGTTTTTCACCTTCGACAAAGAAGGAAAACTAACGGACCTGGTAACCGTCGAAAATCTCAGCCAGCTCGTACACCAACTCAAATCAACAAACTAAGCTTGCAGGAAAGCTGAGGGGAACAGCGATCTCAGAGACTCCTCCTCGGAGATCGCTGTTCCGCTCTCTAACGTCGCAAATCTGCCTTTGCGCCAACTTCACCGCCACTCAAACAAACTCCCACCCATAGCTACTTCCCTTCCGCGTAATCCGTCCCGCAGAGCTATCGCTAAAGTGGCTGCTGAAATAAGTAGCCCCCGTCTCAGCCGCACGATCCAGCAAGATCAGTCGCGAACCACGCGACTCAGTCGGAAACTCACAAAACATCGAAGCCATCTCCGGCTGGTAAATCTCAACCGGATGATGCAGCACATCGCCGCCGAACAAGGCCTCTTCCCCCTTCGATCGAAGAACGATCGCAGCATGATCGATGCTGTGCCCTGGAGTCGGAACAAACGAGATCCCCTCGAGCACTTCTCTTCCATCGACTTTAATTAACTCATCCCGCCCAGCCTCGAGAATCGGCGCCACACTATCCAGATAAGTCCCCCGCGTCGGAGTACGCACGGGAGTTCCCAGATTCACCGCCGAGCGCACAGCCTCCGCGCGGCCGTCTTCATAGTGCAGGCCCGCGCCATATCTCTGTTCCACCGCCGAAAACATATACGTGGCATTTGGAAACGTAGGAACCCACACTCCGTCCTCATCCATTCGCGTATTCCACCCAACATGATCCGCATGCAGATGCGTCAGGAGCACATAATCCACCTCCTCCGGTTCCACACCTTCAACGCCGAGCCGATCGAGAAACGGAGTATCAAGCTGATGAAAGATTGACGCCGAAGGACGATTCTTCCCATTGCCAATTCCAGTGTCAATCAGGATGGTGTGCTCGGGCGTTCTCACAAGCCACGTATGCACGCTCAGAACAATATTCTCCTTTCCAGACGACCCAACCCTCGGCGCAATCCCGTCCGGACACTCGTTCAACACCTCAGCGCGAAAGCCGGGCAGCAGAGTCGCAAGACTGAAGCTCTCAAGATCCACCTCATGGATCTTCGTTACCGTCACATCTCCGATCCGGTAGTGCTTCGCCTTGCTGGTCATAGCGCAACCTCACTCGCTCTCCTCAAACGTCCCTCCCGACGACCGCAGAGATGCGAGGATCTTCAAGATCGACAAGTTTAACGCTTGTTGCCACCAGAGTGCCACTGGAGAGAAACTCGCTCCACCCATAACTCCGCCTGTGCAAAAAAGTCGGCCACTTAAAACCGCCCTGCCGCGTCTAAAGGTGCATGTAAGTGAGAAGGAGTTTAACGAATGCAGATTCAGATCAGCAGCGATAAAAACATCTCAATGCACAAAAAACTCTCCAACCTAATCCATTCCGACCTTTATCGGATCCTCGACCACTTCAAAAACGACATCACCCGGGTTGAGGTTCATCTCAGCGACGAAAACGGAGACAAATCAGGAGCGCAAGACAAACGCTGCCGCCTCGAAGTTCGTCCTAAACGCCATCAGTCGCTGGCCGTCACCAACGACTCCTCCGACATCCCCACCGCAGTCACCGGCGCCGCCGCTAAGATGCAACGACTCCTGGTCAGCACCTTCGGCCGCATAGAAGACAGAAACCGCTCCCTGACGACCAGAGCCAGCGGCCAGGGTCAAAATCTAGTTCTCAAACCCGAAGCCCTCTAAAAATCTGTCAAGCCCCAAAACCGCAAATCCCCGCGCCAGACAAGAACATTCGCATGGCGCATGAGTTTCTATCGAATTGATAAAATAGAAACAGGACCAATAGAAGCCCCGGCTGAGCCGGGGTTTTCTATTGTTGCTAACGCAATAAATACGTTGGCTAACCCAAGGCTTTGTGCTGCGGTAGCATGGCTGGCATCAGCACCGGAAAGTCCAGACATAGCATGTGTCGAGCATGTTGGAATAAGCACTGGCCCAAAAAGAGTTCCGTAGGGCACGAAATTCCTTCAAATTATCGAACGTGGGATGTCTGTTGCTTCTGCCTGGCGAAACATAAAGATGGCATCGTAATTTCGAGAAAGCCCGATAACCGAGAACTGAAATGTCGCCCCCAAAAGCCAACGACATTGGGTTAGTGAACGTATTTGCCCTGCTAACTCGTTGATTCAAAGTATTTTGCAAGCAACCTATTTATTTACAATATTTTACAGCAGCATACCGTCTGCAAGCTATTGATAAAAAGAGCGTTACGCACAAGATACCCTTGGAGGGGAGGGGGGTACCCCTCTCAACCGATCCCTGAACTTCGTGGTAACCTGCCGCCGGAGAGACTTGAGCCCGATGACCGTCACCCGTCGCACCTTCTGCTCCCAGGCCGCCACCCTCCTCCTCACTCCCCATCTCCTCTCCGCCCAAACCCAGCCTCAGACCAAACCCCCAAGCCAACCCACCGCCCGCCCCGACGTCGCCGCCATCGACCACGACCGTATCCTCGCCCAGGCCAACCGCTACCTCACCCAACCCCCGTTTCCCCTCACCGCCTTTCCCGCTCCTCGCAGTCCCGGCACCCCCCACGATTTCTACTCCGAAGCCGAAGACTACTTCCCCGACCCCGCCAACCCCACCGCACCCTGGGTCCAGCACACCGCCCCCAACCCCGACGCCTTCACCGCCCATCGCGATGCCCTGCTCAACCTCGGCCTCTACGTCCCCGCTCTCGCCGCCGCCTACCTCCTCACCAGCGACACACGCTACGCCCAACAAGCCGCCGCCCACCTCCGCGCCTGGTTCGTCGACCCCGCCACCAGCATGACCCCCAGCATCCTCTACGCCCAGACCATCCCCCCCGCAAAAAATGGACGCCCCGAAGGCGTCGTCGAAGCAGTCCACCTCGCTGAAGTAGTCCAATCCCTTCCCTTCCTCATCAACTCCGAAGCCCTGCCCCCCGAAGAACTCACCACCCTCACGAAGTGGTTCACCGACTACTTCGACTGGCTCAACACCTCGCGCCTAGCCGGCCTCGCCCGAGACACCAAAAGCCACCTCGGAACCTCATGGCTCCTCCAGGCCGCCGCCATCGCCCACCTCACCGAGCCCAAAGACGACCGCCCCCTCACCACCCTCCGCCACCAGTACAAAAGCTCCACACTCCGCGCCCAGATCGTGGCCGACGGCACCTTCCCCCACGAACTCACCACCCCAAACCCCTACCGCAACACCCTTTTCAACCTGGACATGCTTGCCGCCATCTGCCTCCTCCTCTCCACCCGCTTCGAGAGTGTCTGGGACTACGAACTCCAGGACGGCCCCGGCATGCACACCGTCATCGCCCGCCTCTATCCATACTTCCTAAACCGCGGCACCTGGCCCTACCGAGCCGACGCCACCTACTTCGCCTCCCTCCCCATCCGCCCACCCAGCCTCCTCTTCGCCGCCCGCGCCTACGATCGCCCCGAGTACGTCACCCTCTGGAAGACCCTCCCCCCCGACCCGCCCAACCTCGAGCTCCAACGCACCTTCCCCATTCGCCAGCCCATCCTCTGGGTCACCCGCCCAAAGCCCTGGCTCACCCCAGCCACCCCCACCCCTCCAAAAAACTAACTATCAACAAAATCTCTTCAAACCCACCACCCGCATCCAACCAACTAAGGAGTACCATCATGCCGCAAAGCCCGCACGACCGCGCCGCCGAGTATCACAACAAAGCCGCCCACGCCCACTCTGCCGCAGCAACCGCCCACGGCAAAGGCGATCACCTCACCGCACACGAGCTATCCCAACAAGCCCATGAGCACTCAAAAAAAGCCTTCGAATTGTCGAAGGAGGCATCCTCGCAAGCAGCCTCCAGCAAGCACTAGTTCTCTCTTCCCACAAGTCCGTCGACCGCCGCCTTCTGTCTCAACAGGCTCAATGTTGGAGCCCATCCTTCGCACCCCATTCGACGAACTCTACGCACCAACAGCCGCCGTGTAATCACTGACCCACAATGTATCCAACACCTGATAGCTTTACTGCATCCAGTTAATCCAGACATACCTTCTATGTGACTCTTCCTTACTCTTTTGCAGTCTCACTTTAGGAGCCATTTGAAAGACCGTGTGAATGCTGCGAGTCCATGGCGCGATCGGATCAGCGCTCTCCGAAACATGCCTGCCGTTCTGCGTATCCTCTGGCAGTCAGGACGAGCCGTCGTAACCTGGGGGCTATTCCTTCGCGTCATCGTCGCCACTCTTCCCTTCGGCATCGCGAAGATAGCTGCCTACATCCTGAACGACATCGCGGAAGTGATCCGCGGTCACGCACTCGCGCCCAACTTCTGGAAGCTCGTCATCGCCGAAGTAGCCCTCAACGTCTCCCTCGGCCTCATCACTCGCGCCATCGACTACTCAGACTCGCTCCTCGCGAATCGCTATACGCAATACGTCAGTGTCCGCGTCATGGAGCAGGCCGCACGTCTCGACCTCACCACTTATGAAGACCCCGTCTTCTACGATCGCCTCGAACGCGCTCGCGTCCAGGCCACCGATCGCCTCGCAATGATTCAACAGCTAGGTCGCCTGGTCACGCAGATCATCACGACCCTGGCATTTTCAGCGGCGCTCGCGTTCGCCTCCCCTTGGCTGGTTCTCCTTCTCGCGCTCGGCGTTCTTCCATCGTTCCTCGGCGAAACCCACTACGCCTTCCTCGGTTACGCCAAAAACTTCCGTCAGACTCCCGCCAAACGCCAGATGGACTACCTGCGACAAGTAGCCGGTAGCCGCGAAGGCGCAAAAGAAGTAAAGCTCTTCGGCCTGAACAAGTTCTTCACCGGAAGATTTCAAGCGCTCGCCGATCAGATCTACCTCGAAGATGTAACCCTCTCAAGGTCAAAGCTCATCGTAGGTGGTCTGCTAGGCGTCATCGGCACCCTCGGATACTACGGAGCCTACGTCTACGTCATCTGGCGTACCCTTCACGGCGCCTACAACATCGGTGAATTCGGATTCCTCACCACCGCCATCCAGCAGGCCAGCTCCAACCTCCAGCAAGTCTTCTCCACCGCCTCCGGCATAGCCGACCAGGCCCTCTTCCTCACCGACCTCATCGCCTTCTTCGACATGAAGCCGACCGTCCTCTCCAAAACCGACGGCCTTCCCGCCCCAGTTCCAATCCGAACCGGCTTCGAGTTCCGCAACGTCTCCTTCACTTATCCCGGCACCAACCGAACCGTCCTCAAGAACTTCAACCTCACCCTCTCTCCCGGAGAAAGAATCGCGCTCATCGGCGAAAACGGCCAGGGCAAGACCACCGTCGTCA
Coding sequences within:
- a CDS encoding DNRLRE domain-containing protein, whose amino-acid sequence is MGLVRRILLHGVGLAGLWAAALPVFAVEATLVADAHVNSARPAVNSGAISNLNVGGGYTALLQFDLSTLPTGTTAAQVSRATLRLYCNRMDTAGLVSVQSVNGSWGEYSVTYGSLPALGSATQTVSVGQAGAYVAVDVTGLVQGWISSPSTNNGVALTAGAAVLQFDSKENDLTGHAAVLDVALASGGVTGATGPAGPQGPVGPAGAAGGTGPVGPAGAPGLSFQGAYAAGSTYALNDVVTYQGSSFVSLTGENRGNTPGVAAQWSVLAQGGTGTGSGSGTGGLAYEGTYASATNYALNDVVTYQGSSYVSLIVANHGNTPGLSPGDWGVLALGAVGIQGPPGATGAQGLQGLTGPAGPTGGAGPTGVTGAAGAPGLPGLVYQGSYASTTNYALGDVVLFQGASYASLLNGNHGNTPSLSPGQWGVLTAQGPTGATGAQGPQGVVGLQGSPGSVGPNGPQGPQGLQGIPGQAGAQGLAGATGAQGLSGPMGPEGPAGPVGMTFRGTYSSAVNYALADGVLFNGSAYVSLVANNVGNTPSLSPAQWSLFATGSQGAQGPAGPTGPQGLQGPAGAAGAAGAQGATGATGPQGPPVANFTGNYVSSTNYGLHDAVSFDGSTYVSLVAGNVGNTPSLSPAQWAVLAAQGIAGPAGVAGSAGPAGPTGPGGAAGATGTQGPPVSFLGGWLVGTSYQVGSAVSFGGSSYIALVANGGREPDVSPTFWGVLAQAGGQGPVGATGATGLQGPTGFPGAQGPAGPTGATGAAGPTGLTGATGPAGPQGVAGPAGVAGPAGLVYRGSYSSSTNYGLNDAVSFLGSSYISLVASNQGNTPNVSPSVWGVLAAQGAAGAAGATGATGAQGTVGAQGLQGVAGPTGSAGAVGVTFRGAWGAAVAYHTNDVVSFSGSTYLATTGSTGSEPDIFPSVWAVLAQNGSTGATGPAGATASVSVGTVTTGAAGTQASVSNVGTGSAAVLNFTIPQGAAGANGTGGGGGGGGTSGIPFASIFHSVSFNLLFHSVNSAVDATTESDSVLTWVPAGCTATQLSAFSRQTNTVNVILRQGTPGNMANTSLVCTVAPGGACTVNGNVAVVAGNFVDFTVTGASGTDSSMWVALVCN
- the pgm gene encoding phosphoglucomutase (alpha-D-glucose-1,6-bisphosphate-dependent), translated to MSNHPTQTPNQPGHLPLPANLVNLSRLITAYYTLHPDPAIPAQRVAFGTSGHRGSAFNTAFNEDHIAAITQAIVDYRRDQRTTGPLFLAQDTHALSEPAFATALEVLAANNIEVMVDTDLAYTPTPALSHAILTYNAKHKDHQSDGIVITPSHNPPEDGGFKYNPPNGGPADTTATKWIENRANEIIAAGLTAVKKIPYTKALNASTTHRHDYITSYVDDLANVIDFDCLKGTTLKLAVDPLGGAGVHYWPRIADKYHLPLQILNPNVDATFRFMTCDWDGRIRMDCSSPYAMASMIANKEKYDVAFAADTDHDRHGVVTRTTGLLNPNHYLSVSIQYLFTSRHDWSDKVGIGKTLVSSSIIDRVAKGLQRPMLEVPVGFKWFVDGLIDGTLGFVGEESAGSTFLRRNGQVWTTDKDGLIPGLLAAEMTARTGKDPGQLYAEITAKYGNPVYERIDAAATKDQKAKLAKLSPAQVTAKQLAGEPITAILTEAPGNHAPIGGLKVSTENGWFAARPSGTEDVYKIYAESFKGKDHLKQIQTEAQSLVTTAIS
- a CDS encoding AraC family transcriptional regulator, yielding MPRRRLRVPLFKESVPTIQAGEGPAGIVTVCGEIRFEGVGIPGFFAQSGEPMIEHFDGPDGLREHFIVLLAESARPQFGTRPLTEALLKQCLILLLRRKIERGGAPLPWIAALSDRGLSKALHAILHRYSEPFTVETLASIAGMSRASFASRFTKAFGQTPICLLRSARLSRARELLATSDGSIDQVARCVGFSSRSSFSHAFRQAYEIDPLAFRSSSLVGADSTS
- a CDS encoding ester cyclase is translated as MLNNVSQFHKNFNNRDFSKNGDLVTENLRVDSNGTEVNGRAAFVSRIGRFVGPFPDVKITDLTTVVDGNTAAIRFIITGTQRGDLPTPEGVIAATNKSIRVDGTEFFTFDKEGKLTDLVTVENLSQLVHQLKSTN
- a CDS encoding MBL fold metallo-hydrolase, producing the protein MTSKAKHYRIGDVTVTKIHEVDLESFSLATLLPGFRAEVLNECPDGIAPRVGSSGKENIVLSVHTWLVRTPEHTILIDTGIGNGKNRPSASIFHQLDTPFLDRLGVEGVEPEEVDYVLLTHLHADHVGWNTRMDEDGVWVPTFPNATYMFSAVEQRYGAGLHYEDGRAEAVRSAVNLGTPVRTPTRGTYLDSVAPILEAGRDELIKVDGREVLEGISFVPTPGHSIDHAAIVLRSKGEEALFGGDVLHHPVEIYQPEMASMFCEFPTESRGSRLILLDRAAETGATYFSSHFSDSSAGRITRKGSSYGWEFV
- a CDS encoding HPF/RaiA family ribosome-associated protein: MQIQISSDKNISMHKKLSNLIHSDLYRILDHFKNDITRVEVHLSDENGDKSGAQDKRCRLEVRPKRHQSLAVTNDSSDIPTAVTGAAAKMQRLLVSTFGRIEDRNRSLTTRASGQGQNLVLKPEAL
- a CDS encoding alginate lyase family protein, with amino-acid sequence MTVTRRTFCSQAATLLLTPHLLSAQTQPQTKPPSQPTARPDVAAIDHDRILAQANRYLTQPPFPLTAFPAPRSPGTPHDFYSEAEDYFPDPANPTAPWVQHTAPNPDAFTAHRDALLNLGLYVPALAAAYLLTSDTRYAQQAAAHLRAWFVDPATSMTPSILYAQTIPPAKNGRPEGVVEAVHLAEVVQSLPFLINSEALPPEELTTLTKWFTDYFDWLNTSRLAGLARDTKSHLGTSWLLQAAAIAHLTEPKDDRPLTTLRHQYKSSTLRAQIVADGTFPHELTTPNPYRNTLFNLDMLAAICLLLSTRFESVWDYELQDGPGMHTVIARLYPYFLNRGTWPYRADATYFASLPIRPPSLLFAARAYDRPEYVTLWKTLPPDPPNLELQRTFPIRQPILWVTRPKPWLTPATPTPPKN
- a CDS encoding DUF1771 domain-containing protein, translating into MPQSPHDRAAEYHNKAAHAHSAAATAHGKGDHLTAHELSQQAHEHSKKAFELSKEASSQAASSKH
- a CDS encoding ABC transporter ATP-binding protein, which encodes MKDRVNAASPWRDRISALRNMPAVLRILWQSGRAVVTWGLFLRVIVATLPFGIAKIAAYILNDIAEVIRGHALAPNFWKLVIAEVALNVSLGLITRAIDYSDSLLANRYTQYVSVRVMEQAARLDLTTYEDPVFYDRLERARVQATDRLAMIQQLGRLVTQIITTLAFSAALAFASPWLVLLLALGVLPSFLGETHYAFLGYAKNFRQTPAKRQMDYLRQVAGSREGAKEVKLFGLNKFFTGRFQALADQIYLEDVTLSRSKLIVGGLLGVIGTLGYYGAYVYVIWRTLHGAYNIGEFGFLTTAIQQASSNLQQVFSTASGIADQALFLTDLIAFFDMKPTVLSKTDGLPAPVPIRTGFEFRNVSFTYPGTNRTVLKNFNLTLSPGERIALIGENGQGKTTVVKLITRLYDPTEGEILLDGIDLREYVLEDLHRHIGVIFQDFMRFEMTARENIGVGRVDQPYEDSDIEVAAQKSLADTVVAKLAGGYDQMLGRRFEGGVELSGGEWQKMALARAYLRDAQLLILDEPTAALDARSELEVFERFAELTQGKMALLISHRFSTVRMADRIVVLSGGRLIEEGNHQQLIDKNGLYASMFEMQAASYR